The Papaver somniferum cultivar HN1 chromosome 3, ASM357369v1, whole genome shotgun sequence genome includes a region encoding these proteins:
- the LOC113355188 gene encoding phospholipase D alpha 1-like — MAMKLLYGTLHATIFEAKATPNPDRETGDAPDFFREIVENVEGATHLYATIDLEKARVGRTRVIQDEPVNPKWQESFHIYCAHMASNVIFTVKADDLIDATLIGRAYVPVEEILNGEEVEKWVEIVDEERNPVDGGCKIHVKLQFFDVSQDENWGRGIRSREFPGVPYTYFTQRQGCKVTLYQDAHVPDNFIPRISLAGDKNYEPARCWEDIFDTISNAKHLIYITGWSVYTEITLIRDSRRQKPGGNITLGELLKKKAEEGVRVLMLVWDDTFDIMGVHDEDTFKYFDGTQVNCVLCSRNPDIGSSIIQDIEIQTMFTHHQKTVVADSEVSSGGSEKRRIVSFIGGIDLCDGRYDTQFHSLFRTLDTAHHDDFYQHCFTGSELAKGGPREPWHDIHSRLEGPIAWDVLHNFEQRWKKQGGKDILLLNLGELSAIVNPPSPVTLGEDPETWSVQLFRSIDGGAAFGFPHTPEDAAKVGLVSGKDNIIDRSIQDAYINAIRRAKDFIYIENQYFLGSSYSWKADDITPEAIDCLHPIPKEVSLKIVSKIEAGERFTAYVVVPMWPEGTPDSDSVQAILDWQRRTLEMMYTDITQALKVKGLEADPRDYLTFFCLGNREVKKEGEYTPTEQPEPDTDYIRAQEARRFMIYVHSKMMIVDDEYIIIGSANINQRSMDGGRDSEIAMGAYQPHHLATREPAEGQIHGFRMALWYEHLGMLDEVFLQPNSEECVKKVNKIADGYWDLYSSDSLDRDLPGHLLRYPIGITSDGNVTELPGFEFFPDTNSRVLGAQSIILPPILTT; from the coding sequence ATGGCAATGAAATTACTTTATGGAACTTTACATGCTACAATTTTTGAAGCCAAAGCAACTCCTAATCCTGACAGAGAAACAGGTGATGCACCAGACTTCTTTAGGGAGATTGTGGAGAACGTCGAGGGAGCTACACATCTCTACGCCACAATTGATCTCGAAAAGGCTAGAGTTGGAAGGACAAGAGTTATACAGGATGAACCAGTCAATCCCAAGTGGCAAGAGTCTTTTCATATATACTGTGCTCATATGGCTTCTAACGTCATCTTCACCGTAAAAGCTGATGATTTAATTGATGCAACCTTGATTGGAAGAGCTTATGTACCTGTTGAAGAAATTCTGAATGGGGAAGAAGTTGAGAAATGGGTAGAGATAGTTGATGAAGAGCGGAATCCTGTGGATGGTGGTTGTAAGATACACGTGAAGCTGCAATTTTTCGACGTTAGTCAAGATGAGAACTGGGGGCGGGGAATTAGAAGCCGTGAGTTTCCTGGAGTCCCTTATACATACTTCACCCAGAGACAAGGATGCAAAGTTACTCTATATCAGGATGCTCATGTCCCAGATAACTTCATTCCAAGAATCTCTCTCGCGGGAGACAAGAATTACGAGCCCGCCAGATGCTGGGAGGATATATTTGACACGATTAGTAATGCCAAGCATTTGATTTACATTACCGGCTGGTCTGTGTACACTGAGATCACTTTGATAAGGGACTCTAGAAGGCAGAAACCTGGGGGGAATATCACTCTTGGAGAGCTGCTGAAGAAAAAGGCAGAGGAAGGTGTCAGGGTTCTGATGCTTGTGTGGGATGACACTTTTGATATTATGGGTGTGCATGATGAGGACACATTTAAATACTTCGATGGTACGCAAGTGAACTGCGTATTATGCTCCCGTAATCCTGATATTGGGAGCAGCATTATTCAGGATATAGAGATCCAAACTATGTTCACTCATCACCAGAAGACCGTCGTTGCAGATAGTGAGGTCTCCAGTGGAGGATCGGAAAAGAGGCGAATTGTGAGTTTTATTGGGGGTATTGATCTATGTGATGGAAGATATGATACCCAATTCCATTCCCTGTTTAGAACCTTAGACACTGCCCACCATGATGATTTCTATCAGCATTGCTTTACTGGTAGTGAACTTGCTAAAGGTGGTCCGAGGGAGCCTTGGCATGATATCCACTCCCGTCTGGAAGGACCCATTGCTTGGGATGTCCTTCACAATTTTGAACAGAGGTGGAAGAAACAAGGTGGGAAAgatattcttcttcttaatttggGAGAGCTTTCTGCTATTGTTAATCCTCCCTCTCCAGTGACACTCGGTGAAGACCCAGAAACATGGAGTGTTCAGTTGTTCAGATCTATCGACGGTGGGGCTGCCTTTGGATTCCCTCATACCCCCGAGGATGCAGCCAAAGTTGGGCTTGTTAGTGGAAAAGACAACATCATTGATCGAAGCATTCAGGACGCGTATATTAATGCCATTCGAAGAGCAAAGGACTTCATTTACATTGAAAATCAGTATTTCCTTGGAAGTTCATACAGTTGGAAGGCAGATGACATTACGCCTGAGGCAATCGACTGCTTGCATCCTATCCCAAAAGAAGTCTCGCTAAAAATTGTGAGCAAGATTGAAGCTGGTGAGAGATTTACTGCTTATGTCGTGGTTCCTATGTGGCCAGAGGGTACTCCAGATAGTGATTCAGTTCAGGCAATATTGGATTGGCAGAGGAGAACTCTGGAGATGATGTACACTGACATTACCCAAGCTCTTAAAGTTAAAGGGCTTGAAGCAGACCCCAGAGACTACCTAACATTCTTCTGTCTCGGTAATCGGGAGGTTAAGAAAGAAGGAGAGTATACACCAACAGAACAACCAGAACCTGATACAGATTATATCAGAGCTCAGGAGGCTAGACGATTCATGATTTATGTTCACAGCAAGATGATGATAGTTGACGATGAATACATAATCATCGGGTCAGCCAACATAAACCAGCGATCAATGGATGGAGGAAGGGATTCTGAAATTGCCATGGGAGCTTACCAACCTCATCACCTCGCTACCAGAGAGCCAGCGGAAGGTCAAATCCATGGATTCCGCATGGCATTATGGTATGAACATCTTGGCATGCTCGACGAAGTTTTCCTCCAACCCAACAGCGAAGAATGTGTAAAAAAGGTGAACAAGATTGCTGATGGATACTGGGACTTATACTCGAGTGATTCTCTTGATCGTGACCTACCTGGACACCTTCTTAGGTACCCCATTGGAATCACTAGTGATGGAAACGTGACAGAGTTGCCAGGTTTTGAGTTCTTCCCTGACACCAATAGTCGTGTTCTTGGTGCCCAATCAATAATTCTTCCTCCAATTCTCACTACCTAA